In Paramicrobacterium humi, the genomic stretch TCGAGCACCGATTTCAAGAACGGTCGTGCCGACCACGACACGTCAATTGACGATAGGACGATCAAGCTTTATGGCGACAAGATCATCCGTTACATGCAGGACATGACCTTGACTCCGAACTTCCCGACGACAGCGCACATTGCGCAGGCGTGGTGGGCAGAACGTAGCGATGTGCACATCGACGGAGTCCTCTCATTTGATCCCGTAGCGCTGAGCTATCTGCTGAAGGCCACCGGGCCCGTGAAGCTCGCCACGGGCGACACACTCACCTCTGAAAACGCTGTTCCGCTCCTCCTTAACGAGGTGTATTACCGTTACCCGGGCAATACCGAACAGGATGCGTACTTCGCTGCGGCTGCTGCCTCAATCTTCGATGCAGTGACCTCGGGAGCCGACGACATCAAGGCGCTTGCCGACTCTCTTGTGAAGGCCACTGATGAAGGTCGGCTCATGTATTGGACCGCCAATGAGGACGAGGCCAAGCTCATTCAAGGCTCTCGAATCACAGGCACTCTGCCGCAGGACAACAGCGGGCGCGACGTAACGGGCGTGTACATCAACGACACGACCGGTTCAAAGATGGACTATTACATGAACGTCGCCGTCGACCTCAACCGCGCATGCGCGCCCGAATCTGATTCGTCGGTATCGACCGTGACGCTATCCAATGTTCTCGATCCGGCGAAGGCCAATTCTCTGCCGGCATACATCCAGGGGCCCTTCTACAAGCACGGGCGCATCGCGACAGACGTTGTCATCTATGCACCCATCGGCTCAAGCATTGGTGGGCTCACTCTGAACGGCAAATCAGTAAAGCCGACGTATTCGGGCGCCGACTTGGGCCGTTCGGTCGTCAAGATCTCGGTCACGACGGACCCGGGCAAGAAGACCACCATCGGTTACGAACTCACCGGTGACGGTTCGGCATCGAATGTCCCGATCGAAGTGTGGCACACGCCGATGGTGCGGGAGACCCCCATCAAGATCGCTGAGAAGGGCTGCGGTTCTTAGTTGAGCGGTTTTGCGCGCCGACGGGCGTAACGACAAAGGGCAACGCCAGGAGGATGCCGATCAACGCCCCGCTCGAGTTCGCTATGACATCACGGGCGGAAGCCACTCGAGCAGGGAACAGGAGATACTGAGCGATCTCGATCGCCACTGATGCGAGCGGACACAGCACGATAGCGAGCCACCAGTACCGGCGGCCTAATGCGAGGGCTAAGAGGAAGCCGAACGGTGAGAACACAGCGACGTTCGCGGCAAACTCGAGCATTCCATACGTCAGCCAGGGCATGCCGCGTGCCTGGCTCCAGGTGATCAGCCGCTCCAGGAACGGAGCAGCTCCTCCGTCAACTGGCGTCGGGAGAAAAGCCACGACCGCGAGCGCCAGCGCGTACGCGAGCGCGATACCGATCAGAATCAGCGGACGG encodes the following:
- a CDS encoding DUF4012 domain-containing protein, which translates into the protein MASEDGEKSAARRDAALPSAPKKPFYKRVWPWATLGTIIIVVVAAITVAVAAKSLLDQASAVKGTLETAMPLVHQVKDEILDGDLDKARATAKKLADATEEAKSESDGNLWRLGESVPSVGANLTAVRLAAEVADELADDVIIPMTSVSLDDLQPSDGRFDLKAIAGLGATIDDALDATKDAKKTIAGIDRKPLMSQVSSALDSLEPQLDSASEMLEGASTVVKVLPNALGADGPRNYLMLFQNNAESRGTGGNPASILLLNVTDGKIEIADQASSTDFKNGRADHDTSIDDRTIKLYGDKIIRYMQDMTLTPNFPTTAHIAQAWWAERSDVHIDGVLSFDPVALSYLLKATGPVKLATGDTLTSENAVPLLLNEVYYRYPGNTEQDAYFAAAAASIFDAVTSGADDIKALADSLVKATDEGRLMYWTANEDEAKLIQGSRITGTLPQDNSGRDVTGVYINDTTGSKMDYYMNVAVDLNRACAPESDSSVSTVTLSNVLDPAKANSLPAYIQGPFYKHGRIATDVVIYAPIGSSIGGLTLNGKSVKPTYSGADLGRSVVKISVTTDPGKKTTIGYELTGDGSASNVPIEVWHTPMVRETPIKIAEKGCGS
- a CDS encoding VanZ family protein, yielding MANRRPLILIGIALAYALALAVVAFLPTPVDGGAAPFLERLITWSQARGMPWLTYGMLEFAANVAVFSPFGFLLALALGRRYWWLAIVLCPLASVAIEIAQYLLFPARVASARDVIANSSGALIGILLALPFVVTPVGAQNRSTKNRSPSQRS